The following are encoded together in the Elusimicrobiota bacterium genome:
- a CDS encoding acetyltransferase, with amino-acid sequence MKKNVIVGKNSFVDKTAILGVEAPRLKKTQKLIIGEGANIRSNAVIYTGTTIGKNLQTGHNVIIREENKIGNNFSVWNNTTIDYDCRIGNNVKIHCNCYIAQFTTIEDDVFMAPGVTIANDMHPGCSHSKDCMKGPTIKKGTQIGCNVTIVPFVTIGENCLIGSGTVVTKDIPANSVVYGNPGRVQKNVFDLKCITGVTDKPYKNKERNGK; translated from the coding sequence AAAATGTTATCGTAGGGAAAAATTCTTTTGTAGATAAAACAGCAATACTCGGGGTTGAAGCCCCGAGGTTGAAAAAAACCCAAAAACTGATTATCGGCGAAGGGGCAAACATACGTTCAAACGCGGTTATCTATACCGGAACAACTATAGGGAAAAACCTGCAGACCGGGCACAATGTAATAATCCGTGAAGAAAATAAAATAGGGAACAATTTTTCGGTTTGGAATAATACAACCATAGATTACGATTGTAGAATAGGCAACAATGTAAAAATTCATTGTAATTGCTACATAGCGCAGTTTACAACCATTGAAGATGATGTCTTTATGGCGCCGGGCGTAACTATTGCTAATGATATGCATCCCGGCTGTTCTCATTCAAAAGATTGTATGAAAGGCCCTACAATTAAAAAGGGCACACAAATAGGTTGCAATGTAACTATTGTGCCTTTCGTAACTATAGGTGAAAACTGCCTCATAGGTTCAGGAACTGTTGTTACAAAGGATATACCGGCAAATTCAGTTGTTTATGGAAACCCCGGGAGAGTTCAAAAAAATGTTTTTGATTTGAAATGCATAACCGGTGTAACCGATAAACCATATAAAAATAAGGAAAGGAACGGGAAATGA